The sequence AGACGAGCTGGTTGCGCCAGCTCCACCAGAACTGCGGGAACCCGTGCAGCAGCAGCACCAGAGGGCCCTTCCCCGCTTCCACGATGTGGAAGCGGGTGCCGCCGGCGTGCACCGCGCGGTGGGTCCACGGGCCCTCGATCCTGACCAGGGACTCGTCGGGACGGCTCACTGGCCCGGACTCACCGGTTCACGATGCGAGCCGACCTGGCCCGCACCGGGGGGCGCGGGCGGCGCTGCGAGACTGAGCTCGCTCTCGCCGCTCTTGATGGTCCTGAGCGAGCGCAGGGTCCGCTTCATCCCGGTCAGGCCCTTGAGCCGCCGGACGCCGAGGAAGGCCAGCAGGCCGGCCACGATCAGGTAGAACACGGTGACGATCGTGAAGGCCAGCCACGTCCACACGCCCAGCCCGACCAGGGCGTAGGCGATGGCGAACGAGGCCAGGATCAGGCACAGGTGGGCCATGAACGCGGCGGCGCCGAAAAGCCCGGCGGCCACGCCGGCCCGTTTGGCGTCGAACTTCAGCTCGGACTTGGCCAGTTCTATCTCTGCGCGTACCAGGGTGGAGATCTGGTCGCTGGCCGCGGCGACCAGTGCGCCCAGCGACTCCTCCTGCGGTTCCGTGGGTGGATTCAGTGTCATGAGCGATCTCCTATCAAGCGCCGGTATCAGACATCATCCTGCGCGCTGAGGTGGTTGCGCACGCGCACCCGGAGCAGGACCGCCGCGACGACCGAGGCCGTGAGGCTCGCCAGGAGCACCCCGGTGGTCACCGCGTCGACTCGTCCGGGATCGTCGCCGTAGGCCAGGTCACCGATGAGAAGGGAAACGGTGAACCCGATCCCGGCCAGAATCGACACGGCGGCCATGTCCCGCCAGTGCAGTTCATCCGACAGTTTCGCCAAGCCGAGCCGTACGGCCAGCCACGCCCCGCCGAAGACGCCCAGGAACTTACCGACGACCAGGCCGGCGATCACCCCGAGCACCACCCGGTCGGTGGCCATCGCGCCGAGACTCCCCGCGCTGAGCACGACCCCCGCGGACACGAAGGCGAACACGGGCACCGCGAAGCCCGCCGAGAAGGGGCGGATGTAGTGGTCGGCCAGTTCGGCGGGGGAGCTCTCCTCGCCTGGGCCGCTGTGCACGCGGGTCATCAGGCCGAGGGCTACCCCGGCGACGGTCGCGTGAACACCGCTGATCTCCACGAGATACCACGCCAGGAGGGCGAGCGGCAGGTAGATCCAGAGGCCGCGGACCCGCCTGGCCTGCAGCAGGCCGTACAGGGCGATGACCGCCACCCCGGCCAGCAGCGCCAGGAGATTCAGGTTCCGGGTGAAGAAGACGGCGATGACGGTGATCGCGCCGAGGTCGTCCACCACGGCGCTGGTCAGCAGGAACGCCCGCAGCGCTGCGGGCAGCGCGCTGGCCGTCACGGCCAGTACGGCCAGGGCGAAGGCGATGTCGGTGGCCGTGGGGATGGCCCAGCCGCGGCCCGCCCCCGGCACGCCCCAGCTCACCACGAGATAGATCAGGGCGGGGACGACCATGCCGGCGATCGAGGCGACGATGGGCAGTGCGGCCTTACGGAGCTGGGCGAGCTCACCGTGGACGAACTCCTCCTTGACCTCGATCCCGGCGATGAAGAAGAAGACCGTGAGCAGGCCGTTCTGGACCCATTTGTAGAGTTCCATGTCGAGGTGGAGGAAGTCCGGGCCGAACCTCGCGTTGCGGAGCGCCTCGTAGGAGTCGGTGGAGACGTTGGCCCAGACCAGGGCGGCGACCGTGGCCAGCAGCATGACGACGCCGCCGACGGTCTCGGCGCGGAGTGCCTCGGCGAGCTGGCGGGCGTATCGCAGGGACGGGCGGAAAGGCCAGATTTCGACGGCGCGGCGCATGGGACCTCCGAGAATGCAGAGAGGGACGGTCCCCCCGCTGGCCGACCAGACTTCCCGGCACACCTGATCGCCAGCCTATCGAAGTACCGCAAAAGGGATTTCCGCCGGGCTCGCAGGGCTCGGAAGCCTGCGTGATTCAGGGGCTCGCACGGCCCGGAAGCTCGTACGGTCCAACGGAAAAGGCGCGGCCCCCGTCACCGGGGATCCGCGCCTTCCGGCCGGTGCCTACGCGCCGATCAGTCGTCGCTCTTGGTGCTGGGCAGCTTCTCGGAGATGAGGTTCATCACCGTGCTGTCGGCCAGCGTGGTGACGTCGCCGACGCTGCGGTTCTCCGCCACGTCGCGCAGGAGGCGTCGCATGATCTTGCCCGAGCGGGTCTTCGGCAGCTCGGGGACCACCAGGATCTGGCGCGGCTTGGCGATCGGTCCCAGGGACTTGGCCACGTGGTTGCGGAGCTCGGCGGCGATGTCGGCGCCCTCCTCGGCATTGCCGCGCAGGATCACGAAGGCCACGATGGCCTGGCCGGTCACGGGATCGGTCGCGCCGACCACGGCGGCCTCGGCGACCTTCGGGTGGGAGACCAGGGCCGACTCCACCTCGGTGGTGGAGATGTTGTGGCCGGAGACGAGCATGACGTCGTCCACGCGGCCCAGCAGCCACAGGTCGCCGTCCTCGTCCTTCTTGGCGCCGTCGCCGGCGAAGTACATGCCCTCGAAGCGGGACCAGTAGGTGTCGATGTAGCGCTGGTCGTCGCCCCAGATCGTGCGGAGCATGGACGGCCACGGCTCGCGCAGCACCAGGAAGCCGCCGCCGCCGTTGCCGACGGTGTTGCCCTGGTCGTCGACCACGTCGGCGCTGATACCGGGCAGCGGGCGCATGGCCGCGCCGGGCTTGCCCGAGGTGACGCCGGGCAGCGGGCTGATCATGATGCCGCCGGTCTCGGTCTGCCACCAGGTGTCCACCACCGGAGCACGGTCCTTGCCGATGTGCTCGCGGTACCAGACGTAGGCCTCGGGGTTGATCGGCTCGCCGACGCTGCCCAGGATGCGCAGGGACGACATGTCGTACTTGGCGGGGATGTCGTCGCCCCACTTCATGAAGGTGCGGATCGCCGTCGGGGCGGTGTAGAGGATCGTGACCTTGTACTTCTGCACGATCTCCCAGAACCGGCCCCGGTGCGGGGTGTCCGGGGTGCCCTCGTAGATGACACT comes from Streptosporangium roseum DSM 43021 and encodes:
- a CDS encoding phage holin family protein codes for the protein MTLNPPTEPQEESLGALVAAASDQISTLVRAEIELAKSELKFDAKRAGVAAGLFGAAAFMAHLCLILASFAIAYALVGLGVWTWLAFTIVTVFYLIVAGLLAFLGVRRLKGLTGMKRTLRSLRTIKSGESELSLAAPPAPPGAGQVGSHREPVSPGQ
- the nhaA gene encoding Na+/H+ antiporter NhaA; this encodes MRRAVEIWPFRPSLRYARQLAEALRAETVGGVVMLLATVAALVWANVSTDSYEALRNARFGPDFLHLDMELYKWVQNGLLTVFFFIAGIEVKEEFVHGELAQLRKAALPIVASIAGMVVPALIYLVVSWGVPGAGRGWAIPTATDIAFALAVLAVTASALPAALRAFLLTSAVVDDLGAITVIAVFFTRNLNLLALLAGVAVIALYGLLQARRVRGLWIYLPLALLAWYLVEISGVHATVAGVALGLMTRVHSGPGEESSPAELADHYIRPFSAGFAVPVFAFVSAGVVLSAGSLGAMATDRVVLGVIAGLVVGKFLGVFGGAWLAVRLGLAKLSDELHWRDMAAVSILAGIGFTVSLLIGDLAYGDDPGRVDAVTTGVLLASLTASVVAAVLLRVRVRNHLSAQDDV